A region of Pseudorca crassidens isolate mPseCra1 chromosome 8, mPseCra1.hap1, whole genome shotgun sequence DNA encodes the following proteins:
- the PAX4 gene encoding LOW QUALITY PROTEIN: paired box protein Pax-4 (The sequence of the model RefSeq protein was modified relative to this genomic sequence to represent the inferred CDS: deleted 1 base in 1 codon), whose protein sequence is MLQDGISSVNQLGGLFVNGRPLPLDTRQQIVQLAVSGMRPCDISRRLKVSNGCVSKILGRYYRTGVLEPKGIGGSKPRLATPPVVARIAQLKGECPALFAWEIQRQLCAEGLCTQDKTPSVSSINRVLRAIQEDQRFPGAQLRLPAVLAPVPPTPPSGSEAPRGPHPGTGHRNRTIFSPGQAEALEKEFQRGQYPDSAARGKLAAATSLPEDTVRIWFSNRRAKWRRQEKLKGEMRFPGASQDLTVPSASPGTVSAQQPPGSVSTAVLPALASLAASSYPRFWGTASDRCLSDTPPQACLKPCWGENPGQPSSLDSLLLCHPCRSFLCPIASLGTHQVLLWPGSPLRGLG, encoded by the exons ATGCTGCAGGACG GGATCAGCAGTGTGAATCAGCTGGGGGGGCTCTTTGTGAATGGCCGGCCTCTGCCCCTGGACACCCGGCAGCAGATCGTGCAGCTGGCCGTCAGCGGGATGCGGCCCTGTGACATCTCACGGAGGCTTAAG GTATCTAATGGCTGTGTGAGCAAGATCCTAGGGCGGTACTACCGCACAGGTGTCTTGGAGCCCAAGGGGATTGGGGGAAGCAAGCCACGCCTGGCCACACCACCTGTGGTGGCTCGAATCGCCCAGCTGAAGGGTGAGTGCCCAGCCCTCTTCGCCTGGGAGATCCAACGCCAGCTCTGCGCTGAAGGGCTTTGCACCCAGGACAAGACCCCCAGT GTCTCCTCCATCAACCGAGTCCTGCGGGCGATACAGGAGGACCAGAGATTCCCCGGGGCACAGCTCAGGTTGCCAG CTGTTTTGGCTCCAGTTCCTCCAACGCCACCTAGCGGCTCCGAGGCACCCCGGGGTCCCCACCCAGGGACAGGCCACCGGAATCGGACGATCTTCTCCCCAGGCCAAGCTGAGGCGCTGGAGAAAG AGTTCCAGCGTGGGCAGTACCCTGACTCAGCGGCCCGCGGGAAGCTGGCTGCGGCCACCTCTCTGCCTGAAGACACGGTGAGG ATCTGGTTTTCCAACCGAAGAGCCAAATGGCGCCGACAAGAGAAGCTCAAGGGGGAAATGCGGTTTCCAG GTGCTTCCCAGGACCTGACTGTACCAAGTGCCTCCCCAGGGACCGTCTCTGCACAG CAACCCCCCGGCAGTGTGTCCACAGCGGTCCTACCTGCCCTGGCATCCTTGGCTGCCTCCAGCTATCCGCGGTTCTGGGGGACAGCATCAGACAGATGTCTGAGTGACACTCCACCACAAGCCTGTCTCAAGCCCTGCTGGGGTGAGAATCCAGGCCAG CCGAGCTCCCTGGATTCACTCCTGCTTTGCCATCCTTGCCgttccttcctctgc cccaTCGCCAGTCTTGGTACCCATCAGGTCTTGCTCTGGCCTGGCTCCCCACTTCGAGGCCTGGGATGA